A stretch of the Clostridiales bacterium genome encodes the following:
- a CDS encoding type II secretion system F family protein — MATGGKKKGRIMSSEELSSFCDQIALMLSSGMTLRDGIEMLAEDEMKDKSLKHRPYTNLYKTVDETGSLYVALKENEEDWPSYMIEMVDIGEQTGRLEDIMLSLSTYYQREGRIRSAAVSAITYPLVLGVMLVVIIGILLWRVLPIFRRVLASLGVGSSSSGSVLMQIGTWVGWGVLILIGLVVLAAIVIAILLKTKARSGVLKFLKNLFPPVRKLTEKLSASRVAGILSLMLSSGFPMENALQMAPAALADQESIDKVAQIRKDMQDGDTFSDALSKSGLFADFHNRMLKVGAASGHEPQVMGKIAEIYEEQVEDGLDHLISIVEPTLVALLCVVIGAILLSVMLPMAGVLSAM, encoded by the coding sequence ATGGCAACCGGAGGCAAAAAGAAAGGCAGAATCATGTCCTCTGAAGAGCTGAGCAGCTTCTGCGACCAGATCGCGCTGATGCTGAGCTCCGGCATGACGCTCCGCGACGGCATCGAGATGCTGGCGGAAGACGAAATGAAGGACAAGAGCCTGAAACACCGTCCGTATACCAACCTGTACAAGACAGTGGACGAGACGGGCTCCCTGTACGTTGCCCTGAAGGAAAACGAGGAAGACTGGCCGAGCTACATGATTGAAATGGTGGACATCGGTGAACAGACCGGCCGCCTGGAAGACATTATGCTGAGCCTGTCCACCTACTACCAGCGCGAAGGCCGGATCCGGTCCGCCGCGGTGAGCGCGATTACGTACCCGCTGGTGCTGGGCGTGATGCTGGTGGTCATCATCGGCATCCTGCTGTGGCGCGTGCTGCCGATCTTCCGCCGCGTGCTGGCGTCCCTGGGCGTCGGCTCTTCCAGCAGCGGATCCGTGCTGATGCAGATCGGCACCTGGGTCGGCTGGGGCGTACTGATCCTGATCGGCCTGGTGGTGCTGGCCGCCATCGTGATCGCCATCCTGCTGAAGACCAAAGCCCGCAGCGGCGTGCTGAAGTTCCTGAAGAACCTGTTCCCGCCGGTGCGCAAGCTGACCGAGAAGCTTTCCGCCTCCCGCGTTGCCGGCATCCTGAGCCTGATGCTCTCCAGCGGCTTCCCGATGGAGAACGCGCTGCAGATGGCACCGGCCGCCCTGGCGGACCAGGAATCCATCGACAAGGTGGCGCAGATCCGCAAGGACATGCAGGACGGGGATACCTTCTCCGACGCGCTGTCCAAGAGCGGGCTGTTCGCGGACTTCCATAACCGCATGCTGAAGGTCGGCGCGGCTTCCGGCCATGAACCCCAGGTGATGGGCAAGATCGCCGAGATCTATGAAGAGCAGGTGGAAGACGGACTGGATCACCTGATCTCCATTGTGGAACCCACGCTGGTGGCCCTGCTGTGCGTCGTGATCGGCGCGATCCTGCTGAGCGTGATGCTGCCGATGGCCGGCGTGCTGAGCGCCATGTAA
- a CDS encoding transglutaminase domain-containing protein, which produces MFAGKHGKLVVGIFAMLVLVVCTFVFSLSEILMPVASGKKVLKADKLTVDASNADQGYIMVKGPKTKTRMKVTVEITGTKLQYDINGEGEYEVFPLQLGRTNYTVSLWRQVEGKKYGKIGQVKVAAKMEDELSCFLYPNQYVNYKKDSPCVKEAAEICKGLETDKEKFETIRKYVVKNFQYDYIKSVTVAGSSGMLPDIEGCWKGKKGICQDLSAMACAMMRTQGIPARLVIGTLGSGTPHAWVLAHVDGEEIFFDPTAELNASNKSDSYSALRWY; this is translated from the coding sequence ATGTTTGCAGGTAAACACGGCAAACTGGTTGTGGGCATTTTTGCCATGCTGGTGCTCGTTGTGTGTACCTTTGTTTTTTCCCTTTCTGAAATCCTGATGCCCGTCGCTTCCGGCAAAAAAGTATTAAAGGCAGACAAACTGACCGTGGACGCAAGCAATGCGGACCAGGGTTATATTATGGTTAAGGGCCCAAAGACCAAAACCAGAATGAAGGTAACCGTTGAGATCACCGGAACGAAGCTGCAGTATGACATCAACGGCGAGGGCGAATACGAAGTGTTCCCGCTGCAGCTGGGACGGACGAACTACACGGTGAGCCTCTGGCGGCAGGTGGAAGGAAAGAAATACGGCAAGATCGGCCAGGTGAAGGTCGCGGCCAAGATGGAGGACGAGCTGAGCTGCTTCCTCTATCCGAACCAGTACGTGAATTACAAAAAGGATTCACCGTGCGTGAAGGAAGCCGCCGAGATCTGCAAGGGCCTGGAAACCGATAAAGAGAAGTTTGAGACGATCCGGAAATATGTTGTCAAGAATTTCCAGTACGACTATATCAAGAGCGTTACCGTGGCCGGCTCTTCCGGCATGCTCCCGGACATCGAGGGCTGCTGGAAAGGCAAGAAGGGGATCTGCCAGGACCTGTCCGCCATGGCCTGCGCCATGATGCGGACCCAGGGAATCCCCGCGCGGCTGGTGATCGGCACGCTGGGATCCGGCACGCCGCACGCGTGGGTGCTTGCACACGTGGACGGGGAGGAAATCTTCTTCGACCCGACGGCCGAACTGAACGCCAGCAACAAATCAGACAGCTATTCCGCCCTGCGGTGGTATTAA